In Bacillota bacterium, the following proteins share a genomic window:
- a CDS encoding heavy metal-binding domain-containing protein, giving the protein MVVSTPYLPGYRVVKTLGLTWGLVVRSRGIGYQISAAFRSLGGGEIPEYTDMLNNARMHAVDRLRQHAAGLGANAVLGARFDSSELAQNMTEVLAYGTAVVVEPEPAEAQPVRLA; this is encoded by the coding sequence ATGGTGGTCAGCACGCCCTATCTGCCGGGCTACCGCGTGGTCAAGACGCTGGGGCTGACGTGGGGGCTGGTGGTTCGCAGCCGCGGCATCGGCTACCAGATCTCCGCCGCCTTCCGCTCGCTGGGTGGCGGGGAGATCCCCGAGTACACCGACATGCTCAACAACGCGCGCATGCATGCCGTCGACCGGCTCCGACAGCACGCCGCCGGCCTGGGAGCGAACGCCGTGTTGGGCGCGCGGTTCGACTCCTCCGAGCTGGCCCAGAACATGACCGAGGTCCTGGCCTACGGGACCGCCGTGGTGGTGGAGCCCGAGCCGGCAGAGGCGCAGCCTGTCCGGCTCGCCTAG
- a CDS encoding site-2 protease family protein, whose product MLTGIDLRTMLLALPGLLLGLVLHEFAHGWTADRLGDPTARHAGRLTLNPLAHLDPIGTVLLLLFGFGWARPTPVNPFNLRSPRRDDVLVTAAGPAANLLVAFAALLAYRLLPGAWAEVGGTALSTVAAINVYLAVFNLIPVPPLDGSHILAGLIGLPPERSLQFQQVGSMLLLLLVATRWVGRVLSPVAGWVLGQLARAAGLG is encoded by the coding sequence ATGCTGACCGGAATCGACCTGCGGACGATGCTTCTGGCGCTGCCGGGCCTTCTGCTGGGTCTGGTGCTCCACGAGTTCGCCCACGGGTGGACGGCCGACCGCCTGGGAGATCCCACGGCGCGCCACGCGGGCCGGCTCACCCTCAACCCGCTGGCGCACCTCGATCCGATCGGCACCGTCCTGCTTCTCCTCTTCGGCTTCGGCTGGGCGCGGCCGACGCCGGTCAACCCGTTCAACCTGCGCTCGCCCCGCCGGGATGACGTCCTGGTCACTGCTGCCGGTCCCGCCGCCAACCTGCTGGTCGCCTTCGCCGCGCTGCTGGCCTACCGGCTGCTTCCTGGGGCATGGGCGGAGGTAGGCGGCACAGCGCTCTCCACGGTCGCCGCGATCAACGTCTACCTGGCCGTCTTCAACCTGATTCCCGTCCCGCCGCTGGACGGTTCGCACATCCTGGCCGGGCTGATCGGCCTGCCGCCGGAGAGGAGCCTCCAGTTCCAGCAGGTCGGCTCGATGCTCCTCCTCTTGCTGGTGGCGACGCGCTGGGTGGGCCGGGTGCTGTCGCCGGTGGCGGGTTGGGTGCTGGGGCAGCTGGCCAGAGCGGCGGGGCTGGGATGA